The window tgtgtgtgtgtgtgtgtgtgtgtgtgtgtgtgtatgctttcAGGGGATAGGAACAGATGAGGAAACGCTGCTGGAGATCTTGTGTACACGATCTGGAGAGCGACTTCGAGAAATCCGTGAAATGTACAACAACTGTAAGTCACATGATTTTTTCCATTCTTTCCctctgaaaacatttgtttccacATTGTGCAAAGTGGAACTCTAACAGTGTCCTAACATTTGACATGTTGTTTGTCTCCCTCCTCAGCGTATAGGAAGGACCTGGAGCAGGAACTAAAAGCAGAAACCAGTAGAGAATTCCTGAAACTTGTTGTGGCTTTGCTAAACGTAACTTGAGCTCATTTCCTTTAGGTCACCTCAATAACCCATAATGCCTTTGGGGTCAGTAGGGATACAGTTATAATTGTTCACAATTGAAGATTCAATACCTTGACATTCTAAAAAAGTGTTCTCTACTTCTCtttgaacagaaagaaaatgttactggttatgttcagagagacATTGAGGTATTGTTACTTGCCAATTATCATCTCACTTGCTGGAAATATTCATCACAACCTCAGTTACAGCTTAGATTTAGCCatgtttattgctttttttttgttctcgtACTTCCAGTCTCTTTCAACATCAGTGAATGCTAACAAAGTCAATGCAAAGCCGTGGATCAATATACTGACCTCTAGAGACTCAAGACATCTGAAAAAAGGTGACTTCAGTACgatacacactaacacaataAATAGCCATAGTTCTTTCAAGTCATTTGAATTAACTGTTGTTTACTTTCTTATTTTTGACAGTGCTGATGGGACTGGAGCTGGAGCATGGGCAGACGATGGTTcagattttagaaaaaaaatttacgGGAGATATAGAGATTGGTTTGAAAGTCTTAGGTAAATATAACTTGTGTTGTTCTCGAGATCAGTACGTGTTTCACtcatctttattactttatGGTATTTTTGTCATGACAGTTCAGTGTATTCAAGATCCTTATACCTACCTCGCCAAAAGACTTGCATCCATGAAGGTAAGAAACTTTTTCTCTgtacacatttttgtttcatactATTTTATGATGTTACTTGTCTATGTCCCAGACAACATTAATATGAGGTAGTTtatgaaatgtgtattgtaaTAGTGAATaactataaaaaatgttcatatcCTCTATGTATTGAGCAGGACAGATTCATTTGCCTTTTGTCTTTGTGTAAACCACAGGGAAGGTGTGCAGGCAATCTTCTAGAGACTTAAATTGTTAAATACATAACAGTTTGTGCAAACATGTCACTGTTTCAGACATCAGTACTGCAGGGCATTATGGTGTCTCACTGCGAGGAAGATCTGCTGTGTATCCGAGCTGcttatttaaaatacacaggcaTTTCTCTCTATACTGCTTTACAGGTGGGTTGCATACTGCATATAATACTCTGCAGAACCaaaacaggcttttttttttgtttttttttgctaaaaaataaaaatctgaggtcatttgataattgcaaattatttttatttgttccaaTTTTTATGtgaatttggtctttttcaAACAGAGACATTTCAGTGGACATCATCTACAGGCCCTTCTGACCATCTGCCGATCTGAAGATTAAAGAAAAGCTGTACATTATTCATGTGCTTTTATTACtttatatgcttttttttttttcttgaatagcATTTATAGCCATACAataaaaaattctgtatttttcttttcctactTTATGGAATCTCATGGAAGCCATATTtatatttgcttctttttttgaaaacccACAACTATTGGTTAGCGTACCTAACACATTTATGTGAGTGCAGTGTAGTCATTTGTTTATTAACTATGTTCAATTTATGCAGCAATActtcctcttcactctgttatTGATTTGCTTTTTTCTCTGAACTGTGCTTAGCAAAGGGGAACATTGTAACTCTTTTTTCATAATAAACATAATTAAcattatttgtctttttgttattgttataatCAATCACAGTCAGAAATGTTCATCTCAGCGATAAGTGTCAAACAGCTATTCACTCTGGATCAGCTTTGACACACCATTAGTAGCCTCACTTCTATTTCCATTTCCATAATTCCATTACAACACAACCATTACTACTTCATAATACACACAATTAAATGAATAGTGGCAGAAATGTAAGCATATTATGCATAAAAAGACTTTAGTCTACATTTTACTCACTCCATTTTTGTGCATCTGCTTTCAGCTCAATTTAAGCTTCATGACAAATTGACCAAcacattctttcattttgtttgggAGCTGCTACTCAGGACCAGAGTATGTAGAGGAATAACTGTACAACAGATAGCAGAAGGGAAACTTTGATTTCTGGGCTTCCATTGACAGTTGTGGgaacagctgtggaggtggttgtAGTAGTTGGTGTAGAGGTGGGGGTAACACCAGTTGTGGgaacagctgtggaggtggttgtAGTAGTTGGTGTAGAGGTGGGGT of the Antennarius striatus isolate MH-2024 chromosome 14, ASM4005453v1, whole genome shotgun sequence genome contains:
- the anxa14 gene encoding annexin A2 isoform X1, which codes for MDHQYLQSYEMSWGTLGTVRPFSNFHPERDVMEIQMALEKNDSLTIVRILTNRNNPQRQAIAKTFEEITQKDLVTALKKALSGDLEYLMSDLMMPPAQYEAHRLQRAMAGIGTDEETLLEILCTRSGERLREIREMYNNSYRKDLEQELKAETSREFLKLVVALLNKENVTGYVQRDIESLSTSVNANKVNAKPWINILTSRDSRHLKKVLMGLELEHGQTMVQILEKKFTGDIEIGLKVLGKYNLCCSRDQYVFHSSLLLYGIFVMTVQCIQDPYTYLAKRLASMKTSVLQGIMVSHCEEDLLCIRAAYLKYTGISLYTALQRHFSGHHLQALLTICRSED
- the anxa14 gene encoding annexin A2 isoform X2 translates to MDHQYLQSYEMSWGTLGTVRPFSNFHPERDVMEIQMALEKNDSLTIVRILTNRNNPQRQAIAKTFEEITQKDLVTALKKALSGDLEYLMSDLMMPPAQYEAHRLQRAMAGIGTDEETLLEILCTRSGERLREIREMYNNSYRKDLEQELKAETSREFLKLVVALLNKENVTGYVQRDIESLSTSVNANKVNAKPWINILTSRDSRHLKKVLMGLELEHGQTMVQILEKKFTGDIEIGLKVLVQCIQDPYTYLAKRLASMKTSVLQGIMVSHCEEDLLCIRAAYLKYTGISLYTALQRHFSGHHLQALLTICRSED